In Penicillium oxalicum strain HP7-1 chromosome I, whole genome shotgun sequence, a single window of DNA contains:
- a CDS encoding Autophagy-related protein 9 — MMSSNILSRFLPPTESPSVYEAIREHDAASDTSDVEERAGLARQMNQQADYSDEDLRAELADAAQSDDDTPNAGASDPRIRDQAGPGGSPSRTRWHKSSRPRWSNSQSGSPYEPEDRDEDVPLSLLVEGLDEEGLRSRLPPPPHKMPSRPRTPSPQTTPPLERNRTQTRHNPSIPGAISALPLARWLAAQRHTSLGSSDPKQKAMWRWANVENLDNFLKDVYTYFLGNGFWSILLSRTLNLLTFAFVVGFTTFLTNCVDYHKVRGSKSLDEILVPKCVSKMSASATLLLWLLSFFWISKLFQLLLDVRRLKHMHDFYHYLLGVSDPEVQSISWQEVVNRLMMLRDANPATAAAVSARHRKYLHSQSKQRMDAHDIANRLMRKENYMIALVNKDIMDLTLPIPFLRNRQLFSRTLEWNLNLCIMDYVFNEQGQLRTIFLKDTHRRALSDGLRRRFIFAGIMNIFVAPFIVVYFLMHYFFRYFNEFKKNPSQIGSRQYTPLAEWKFREFNELWHLFERRTNMSYPFASRYIDQFPKDKTVQLARFVAFISGALASVLALASVIDPELFLGFEITHDRTVLFYLGIFGTVWAFAQGMAPEETDVFDPEYALLELIDFTHYFPSSWKGRLHSDEVRKEFAVCYQLKIVIFLEEILSMIFTPFVLWFSLPKCSDRLIDFFREFTVHVDGVGYLCSFAVFDFKKGTNAMTPGRSDQGRRDLRADYFSAKDGKMLASYYGFLDHYGNNAPPGNRRPFHPPPGLPTLGSPEIGAMPSRFDPGPRPGAPGGPWGPQSTMATSRYRPGLSGDHAQSPGPSILLDPHHQPSRYGFRSTARPPPHHRSRLARSQLPLSRAFEDEGSASSEPRQSTSRPSDGALSGAAGTGESSLGDSWRMNPLGPDDEVAEDDEDENLDAITGGGGVLGLIQQFQKANAESRRAPMGL; from the exons ATGATGTCCTCTAATATCCTGTCGCGTTTCTTGCCTCCTACAGAATCCCCCTCGGTGTACGAAGCTATCCGCGAGCATGATGCTGCCTCCGATACCTCCGACGTGGAAGAGCGCGCAGGCCTGGCCCGCCAGATGAACCAACAAGCAGACTATAGTGATGAAGACTTGCGAGCTGAACTGGCAGATGCAGCCcaaagtgatgatgatactCCAAACGCAGGCGCGTCGGATCCACGAATCCGAGACCAAGCTGGCCCCGGCGGCTCGCCATCTCGGACTCGCTGGCACAAGTCTTCAAGGCCGCGATGGTCGAACTCCCAGTCAGGATCACCCTATGAGCCAGAAGACCGCGATGAAGATGTGCCCTTATCACTCTTGGTAGAAGGCCTCGATGAGGAGGGATTAAGGTCGcgtcttcctccccctcctcacAAGATGCCGAGTCGACCGCGAACGCCGAGTCCTCAAACAACACCTCCACTGGAGCGCAATCGAACACAGACACGCCACAACCCTTCAATACCGGGCGCGATCAGCGCTCTTCCTTTGGCACGCTGGCTCGCCGCACAACGGCATACAAGCTTAGGCTCCAGCGATCCCAAACAAAAAGCCATGTGGCGATGGGCGAATGTGGAGAATTTGGATAACTTCCTCAAAGACGTCTATACATACTTTCTGGGAAATGGTTTCTGGTCCATACTTTTGAGCCGAACGTTGAATCTTCT GACATTTGCTTTTGTAGTCGGATTCACGACCTTTTTGACCAACTGCGTTGACTACCACAAGGTTCGAGGGAGCAAGTCGCTGGACGAAATTCTTGTCCCTAAATGCGTGTCAAAGATGTCAGCGTCGGCTACGCTTTTGCTTTGGCTGCTTAGCTTTTTCTGGATCAGCAAACTCTTTCAACTCCTCTTAGATGTTCGCCGACTGAAGCATATGCATGACTTTTACCATTATTTGCTCGGCGTCTCTGACCCGGAGGTGCAAAGTATCTCGTGGCAAGAGGTCGTTAACCGTCTGATGATGCTCCGGGATGCCAATCCGGCCACAGCCGCCGCAGTCTCCGCCAGACATCGCAAGTACCTCCACAGTCAGTCCAAACAGAGAATGGATGCCCACGACATTGCCAATCGCTTAATGCGCAAAGAGAACTATATGATTGCCTTGGTCAACAAGGACATTATGGACTTGACGCTGCCGATCCCGTTCCTGCGGAACCGTCAACTCTTCTCCAGAACACTGGAATGGAATCTGAATCTTTGCATCATGGATTACGTCTTCAATGAACAAGGCCAGCTGCGGACCATCTTCCTCAAGGATACTCACCGCAGAGCGCTTAGCGATGGCCTTCGTCGGCGCTTTATCTTCGCGGGCATCATGAACATCTTTGTGGCTCCGTTCATTGTGGTCTACTTCCTCATGCATTACTTCTTCCGGTATTTCAACGAATTTAAGAAGAACCCATCTCAGATTGGCTCGCGCCAGTACACACCACTCGCCGAGTGGAAATTCCGCGAGTTCAATGAGCTCTGGCATCTGTTTGAGCGGCGCACCAACATGTCCTATCCTTTTGCCAGCCGCTACATTGACCAATTTCCCAAGGATAAAACAGTGCAGCTGGCTCGTTTCGTTGCTTTCATCTCCGGTGCACTAGCGTCGGTGCTCGCGCTCGCCTCAGTCATCGATCCAGAGCTGTTTCTCGGATTTGAAATCACGCATGATCGGACGGTCCTTTTCTATCTTGGAATCTTCGGTACTGTGTGGGCATTCGCTCAGGGGATGGCGCCTGAGGAGACTGATGTGTTTGATCCCGAGTATGCACTTTTAGAGTTGATTGACTTCACGCACTATTTCCCGTCATCGTGGAAGGGACGCCTGCATAGCGATGAGGTGCGGAAAGAATTCGCCGTGTGCTATCAGTTGAAAATCGTGATCTTCTTGGAGGAGATCTTGAGCATGATTTTCACCCCATTTGTGCTATGGTTCAGCCTACCAAAATGCAGCGACCGCCTGATTGACTTCTTCCGCGAGTTTACGGTCCACGTGGATGGAGTTGGATACTTGTGTTCGTTTGCTGTGTTCGATTTCAAGAAGGGGACCAATGCCATGACCCCCGGTCGGTCGGATCAGGGCCGTCGTGATTTGCGTGCCGACTACTTCTCAGCCAAGGATGGGAAAATGCTGGCGTCATACTATGGCTTCCTCGATCACTACGGGAACAACGCTCCGCCCGGCAATCGTCGTCCGTTCCATCCACCGCCTGGCTTGCCGACTTTGGGCTCGCCCGAGATAGGGGCGATGCCCAGCCGATTTGACCCTGGCCCCCGGCCGGGTGCACCTGGCGGGCCATGGGGTCCGCAGTCCACCATGGCGACTTCGAGGTACAGACCCGGTCTTTCCGGAGACCATGCCCAGTCGCCAGGGCCTTCTATACTTCttgatcctcatcatcaaccttCTCGTTATGGGTTCCGCTCTACGGCCCGTCCCCCACCCCATCACCGTTCTCGTCTGGCCCGCTCCCAGCTGCCCCTGTCTCGCGCattcgaggatgaaggaTCCGCATCGAGTGAGCCCCGCCAATCCACATCACGCCCATCCGACGGCGCCTTGAGCGGAGCAGCGGGCACTGGGGAAAGCAGCCTGGGTGATTCATGGCGGATGAACCCTCTGGGCCCAGACGACGAAGTggccgaagacgacgaagacgagaATCTTGACGCCATTACCGGTGGCGGAGGTGTACTGGGGCTGATCCAACAATTCCAAAAGGCGAATGCTGAGAGCAGGCGGGCGCCCATGGGTCTCTAG
- a CDS encoding putative RNA-binding protein yields MSSQYPDYSYPMSDRPQQRERSRSPRRRSSRSPRRSRRSYSPRSRSRSRDDYRRSDRDRRSRSPLNNAGTAGPAGSPYGGRNSYAPARNFEDRSAAKENMMQSVRDSSQQDRRVYVGNLSYDVKWHHLKDFMRQAGEVLFADVLQLPNGMSKVGANVIVEYATREQAQNAVNTLSNQTLMGRLVYVREDREAEPRFIGGPPRGDFGGGARGGFGGGFGGAPGAGGGAGGGGRQLYVSNLPFNVGWQDLKDLFRQAAQQGAVIRADVHTDPTGRPKGSGIVAFESPDDARNAIAQFNGYEWQGRPLEVREDRFAGGGPGFGGRGGFGGGFGGRGGFAGARGGFGGRGGFGGGFGGRGGFGGPPGGGFEAPVASVPPNPFTDFATSGGDRSAVIYVRNLPWSTCNEDLIDLFSTIGKVDRAEIQYEPNGRSRGTGVVEFDSADTAETAIAKFTGYQYGGRPLGITFVKYVTPPSAPADMMDVPPPTGPMTQDQMM; encoded by the exons ATGTCCTCTCAATATCCCGATTACAGCTATCCCATGTCTGACCGTCCCCAGCAGCGCGAGCGGTCTCGTTCCCCCCGCCGTCGATCTTCTCGGAGTCCCCGTCGCAGTCGTCGCTCCTACTCACCCCGCAGTCGTTCTCGCAGTCGTGACGATTACCGTCGCTCCGATCGCGACCGTCGTTCGCGTTCTCCCTTGAATAACGCTGGTACCGCTGGACCTGCCGGCTCCCCGTACGGCGGACGGAACAGCTACGCGCCCGCCCGCAACTTTGAGGATCGATCTGCCGCCAAAGAGAACATGATGCAATCAGTACGCGACTCGTCTCAACAAGACCGTCGGGTCTACGTGGGCAATCTGTCCTACGATGTCAAATGGCACCATTTGAAAGATTTTATGCGACAGG CTGGAGAAGTTCTCTTCGCCGATGTTTTACAACTTCCGAATGGAATGTCGAAGGTGGGCGCCAATGT GATTGTGGAATACGCTACGAGGGAGCAAGCACAAAACGCGGTCAACACGCTTAGCAACCAAACCCTGATGGGCCGTCTCGTTTACGTTCGCGAA GATCGTGAGGCTGAGCCTCGCTTCATCGGCGGTCCCCCGCGTGGTgactttggcggtggtgctcgCGGTGGCTTCGGTGGTGGCTTCGGCGGCGCTCCcggcgctggtggtggtgctggcggtggtggccGCCAGCTCTACGTGTCGAAC CTTCCCTTCAACGTGGGCTGGCAAGACCTGAAGGACCTGTTCCGCCAAGCTG CCCAGCAAGGCGCCGTCATCCGCGCCGATGTACACACCGACCCTACTGGTCGCCCCAAGGGCTCCGGTATCGTCGCCTTTGAGTCCCCCGACGACGCGCGTAATGCTATCGCGCAATTTAACGGATACGAGTGGCAAGGTCGACCCCTTGAGGTCCGTGAAGATCGATTCGCCGGAGGCGGCCCCGGCTTTGGCGGCCGCGGTGGCTTCGGTGGTGGTTTCGGCGGCCGTGGGGGCTTCGCCGGGGCCCGCGGTGGCTTTGGCGGTCGGGGTGGCTTCGGTGGTGGTTTCGGTGGCCGGGGTGGCTTCGGTGGTCCTCCCGGCGGTGGTTTCGAAGCCCCCGTCGCCTCTGTTCCGCCCAACCCGTTCACTGATTTTGCCACGTCGGGTGGTGATCGAAGTGCGGTGATCTACGTTCGCAAT CTGCCCTGGTCTACTTGCAATGAGGATCTGATCGATCTTTTCTCCACGATCGGCAAGGTCGACCGCGCCGAGATCCAGTATGAGCCCAATGGCCGCTCCCGAGGTACTGGTGTGGTCGAATTTGACAGCGCGGATACCGCCGAGACAGCAATTG CCAAGTTCACAGGCTATCAGTATGGAGGTCGTCCTCTGGGTATTACTTTTGTCAAATATGTCACTCCCCCCAGTGCCCCGGCCGACATGATGGACGTCCCCCCGCCGACTGGGCCCATGACTCAAGACCAGATGATGTAG